In Alkalimarinus alittae, the DNA window AAATTTACTTATGCTTTTAGTGTTATTGGTTTTTCGGTGCTACTGAGAGCGTCTTTCAAACGCAGTTTCTGTAAAAAATTAAAAAATTAACGTTGAGCTATGAGTACTTTTGAAAATAGTCTACTAATATTAAATCAAGACGGTGATCATCAGCATGATCGAGAAGGCGGACTTGCAGTAGCACCAAGCAAGCCGGCTTTAAAAAGACCATCAATGTATAAGGTGGTTTTGCTGAATGATGATTTCACGCCCATGGACTTTGTTGTAGAAGTATTAACAACGTTTTTTGGGATGAGTGAAGAGAAGGCCACACAGGTAATGCTGGCCGTACACACACAAGGGAAAGCGGTATGTGGAGTGTTTACACGCGATATAGCCGAAACAAAGGCTGCACTGGTTAACCAGTACTCATCAGAGTGTGAACATCCACTATTATGCGAAATAGAGAAAGTGGATTAATGAGCTTGCTCAGTTTCCATGACCTTTACCAACATTATGGTGGAATGCATATCTTTAGAATAATTAGCACTACTTGGGGTGAACGATGCTAAGCAAAGACCTCGAACTAACTCTCAATACAGCTTTTAGAAGCGCAAGAGAGAAGCGTCATGAATTTATGACGGTTGAACATCTTTTACTTGCACTTTTAGATAATGAAGACGCAATCAAAGTGCTAGGCGCTTGTG includes these proteins:
- the clpS gene encoding ATP-dependent Clp protease adapter ClpS, which produces MSTFENSLLILNQDGDHQHDREGGLAVAPSKPALKRPSMYKVVLLNDDFTPMDFVVEVLTTFFGMSEEKATQVMLAVHTQGKAVCGVFTRDIAETKAALVNQYSSECEHPLLCEIEKVD